In Aptenodytes patagonicus chromosome 6, bAptPat1.pri.cur, whole genome shotgun sequence, one genomic interval encodes:
- the NPPC gene encoding C-type natriuretic peptide, with protein MQISPLLAGGLLLALLSVRLEAKPASQLPQKASRGSAAAAGPPEAAAAEREKEREKEREKERSSSSGGGGGGGGGGSGPREAREARAEARPRAGWARLLQDPPGRRHKGLHKKGLGKGCFGLKLDRIGAMSGLGC; from the exons ATGCAGATCTCACCCTTGCTGGCTGGTGGACTTTTACTCGCTCTGCTCTCCGTCAGGCTGGAGGCGAAGCCGGCGTCTCAGCTCCCACAGAAG GCCTCCCGCGGctctgcggcggcggcgggtccgcccgaggcggcggcggcggagcgggagaAGGAGCGGGAGAAGGAGCGGGAGAAggagcgcagcagcagcagcggcggcggcggcggcggcggcggcggcgggtcggGCCCGCGGGAGGCGCGGGAGGCGCGGGCCGAGGCGCGGCCGCGGGCGGGCTGGGCGCGGCTGCTGCAGgacccgccgggccgccgccacAAGGGCCTCCATAAGAAGGGCCTGGGCAAGGGCTGCTTCGGCCTCAAGCTGGACCGCATCGGCGCCATGAGCGGCCTCGGCTGCTGA